The Stegostoma tigrinum isolate sSteTig4 chromosome 38, sSteTig4.hap1, whole genome shotgun sequence genome contains a region encoding:
- the LOC132206588 gene encoding ferritin, heavy subunit-like, whose translation MASQISQNYHQDCEAAVNKQINVELTASYLYQSLMSYFAQDDVALPHFSQFFKDQFQEKREHAEKLLKFQNQRGGRVLLQDVKKPERDDWGNSLQAMQVALNLEKNVNQSLLDLHQLATAQTDPHLCDFLETHYLDEEVEIIKQLGDYITNLKRLGAPENGMGEYLFDRLSLEDSS comes from the exons atggcctcccagatcagtcagaactatcaccaggattgtgaagctgctgtcaacaagcagattaatgtggagctcactgcctcctatctctatcagtctttg atgtcctactttgcCCAAGACGatgttgccctcccccatttctcccagttcttcaaagatcagttccaggagaagcgggaacatgcagagaagctgctgaaattccagaatcagcgtggcggccgagtcctcctccaggatgtgaag aagccagagagggatgactggggtaacagcctgcaggcaatgcaggttgccctgaATCTGGaaaagaatgtgaaccagagtttgctggatctacaccaactcgccacagcccagactgaccctcat ctgtgtgacttcctggagactcactatttggatgaggaggtggagatcatcaagcaactgggggactacatcaccaacctgaagcgcctgggagcccctgagaatgggatgggagagtacctgtttgacaggctctccctggaggacagcagttag